In the Haloferula helveola genome, one interval contains:
- a CDS encoding aminoglycoside phosphotransferase family protein — protein sequence MHDLSRIAPLFDMRADFVHAYPYGSGHINDTYCAWYDLAGHRIRYIHQRINHKVFKDPVALMRNIERVTRHALERLVEQGHPEARRRTLTTIPSVDGHAWAIDPEGNCWRTYPFIERARGYDEIQSEKQAEEAAKAFGEFQKLAADLPGERLLETIPNFHHTPKRLEALEQAIAKADPQRREAAKAEIEVAFAREDDTRRVTDLIESGEVPERVTHNDTKLNNVLLDDVTSEGVCVIDLDTTMPGSVLYDFGDMVRTACPTTREDEVDVSRIGLRLDRFEALLRGYLSSASSFLNQTEVDHLAFSGKLLTLECGIRFLTDFLEGDVYFKTKRPGHNLDRCRAQFAFLKAIEAKLPQMEDMVQTVSGKVANMV from the coding sequence ATGCACGATCTGAGCCGCATCGCTCCTCTGTTCGACATGAGGGCCGATTTCGTCCACGCCTACCCTTACGGCTCGGGCCACATCAACGACACCTACTGCGCGTGGTATGATCTTGCGGGCCATCGCATCCGCTACATCCACCAAAGGATCAACCACAAGGTCTTCAAGGACCCGGTGGCCCTGATGCGGAACATCGAGCGGGTCACCCGGCACGCGCTCGAGCGGCTCGTCGAACAAGGCCACCCCGAAGCGCGACGCCGCACTCTGACGACGATTCCCTCGGTCGACGGCCACGCTTGGGCGATCGACCCCGAAGGCAACTGCTGGCGCACCTATCCCTTCATCGAGCGCGCCCGCGGCTACGATGAAATCCAGTCCGAGAAGCAGGCCGAAGAGGCGGCCAAGGCATTCGGAGAATTCCAGAAGCTGGCGGCCGACCTGCCCGGCGAGCGACTCCTCGAAACGATCCCGAATTTCCACCACACCCCGAAGCGCCTCGAAGCACTCGAACAGGCGATCGCCAAAGCCGACCCCCAGCGTCGGGAGGCGGCCAAGGCGGAGATCGAGGTTGCCTTCGCCCGCGAGGACGACACGCGCCGCGTGACCGATCTGATCGAGAGTGGCGAAGTGCCGGAACGGGTGACCCACAACGACACCAAGCTCAACAACGTGCTGCTCGACGATGTGACATCGGAAGGCGTGTGCGTGATCGACCTGGACACCACGATGCCCGGCTCGGTGCTCTACGACTTCGGCGACATGGTGCGGACCGCCTGCCCGACGACCCGTGAGGACGAGGTGGATGTTTCGCGGATCGGGCTTCGACTCGACCGCTTCGAGGCGCTGCTGCGCGGCTATCTGAGTTCCGCTTCGAGCTTCCTCAACCAGACCGAAGTCGACCATCTCGCATTCTCCGGCAAGCTGCTGACGCTTGAGTGCGGCATCCGATTCCTGACCGACTTCCTCGAGGGCGATGTCTACTTCAAGACCAAGCGCCCGGGTCACAACCTCGACCGCTGCCGCGCCCAGTTCGCGTTCCTGAAAGCGATCGAAGCCAAGCTTCCGCAGATGGAGGACATGGTCCAGACTGTCTCCGGCAAGGTCGCCAACATGGTCTGA